The proteins below come from a single Eucalyptus grandis isolate ANBG69807.140 chromosome 3, ASM1654582v1, whole genome shotgun sequence genomic window:
- the LOC120292082 gene encoding calmodulin-binding protein 60 D-like, which yields MAVAMSLSNFSRNELFSSRFTMPKPPSLKEKSFQLHFMTNMSSHLFTEKKVQGDQGAAIRVALLNLETGDVVQSGPGSTAKLNVVVFDGDIEEVDWTREHLESHIISEGPDKRKPLLSVAKKNFPLLLSDYVWRLVGVVMGGQAHKQLTGARIIRIVGGGISGAMWKHTLEHATLCVSDDKQYVYYFDVGRSLGIHFNWNYELKGLVRNAQFSGVESLSRGQKVYLESLSEIAYQNYDQISECHSDMLDSNVIAKSV from the exons ATGGCGGTGGCCATGAGCCTCTCAAATTTCTCTCGAAATGAACTTTTCTCGTCGAGGTTCACGATGCCCAAACCACCTTCTCTGAAGGAGAAATCTTTTCAACTTCATTTCATGACCAACATGTCCTCACACTTATTCACTGAGAAAAAAGTTCAGGGAGATCAAGGAGCAGCCATTCGAGTTGCTTTGCTAAATCTAGAAACTGGAGATGTTGTGCAGAGCGGGCCAGGATCAACAGCTAAGTTGAACGTTGTTGTATTTGATGGTGATATTGAGGAAGTTGATTGGACAAGGGAACACTTGGAAAGCCACATAATATCAGAGGGACCTGACAAGAGAAAGCCACTTCTATCTG TTGCCAAGAAGAATTTCCCACTTTTACTGAGTGACTACGTATGGAGACTGGTCGGAGTGGTGATGGGTGGacaggcgcacaaacaattgaCCGGAGCTAGGATCATCAGA ATCGTGGGCGGCGGAATCTCCGGTGCTATGTGGAAACATACTTTGGAGCATGCCACGTTATGTGTCTCTGATGACAAACAATATGTTTACTATTTTGATGTAGGCCGATCCCTTGGCATTCACTTCAACTGGAACTATGAGCTCAAAGGACTCGTCCGTAATGCACAATTCTCCGGTGTGGAATCACTTTCCAGAGGTCAAAAG GTCTACCTTGAATCCCTATCGGAAATTGCCTACCAGAACTATGACCAAATCTCAGAATGCCATTCCGATATGCTGGACTCCAATGTTATCGCCAAGTCAGTTTAG
- the LOC120292083 gene encoding uncharacterized protein LOC120292083, with protein sequence MEVGQYVDAVKRSCASMGCMVILDSWVDVHGRSFLNIIFHSLKGAILVNTIELPKDELTERSVVDQLQSTMDEIGLHKVVQFISNDLRNHEPLQKTLFQRHPGTYMTFCAAQGIQLLFAYIFQQVKWFGRTMCDVKLANDYLHEYAESLSLSVKFGGKRELGDVLPNGLAANFRMVQCIHNAKSEIQRLVASTEWRESGHLEEETASKVVFIVESPQFWSQCQEVLQVLEPLFGVYCLSHNTNSATPYLYELMERVRESLEGLSDSDDGKYECIRKLYYGMRAKLIHPVHVAAASLNSSYFLSDNFQENEQIKDGIDYVLQNMVADEDQEAFME encoded by the coding sequence ATGGAAGTCGGGCAGTATGTAGATGCTGTCAAGAGATCATGTGCTTCAATGGGGTGCATGGTAATTTTAGATAGTTGGGTTGATGTTCACGGTAGATCCTTCTTGAACATCATTTTTCACTCTCTAAAGGGTGCAATCCTAGTGAATACCATTGAACTTCCGAAGGATGAGTTGACAGAAAGGTCTGTTGTGGATCAATTGCAATCTACAATGGATGAAATAGGACTTCACAAAGTTGTACAGTTCATCAGTAATGATCTGCGTAACCATGAGCCCCTCCAGAAGACGCTTTTCCAAAGGCATCCAGGTACCTACATGACATTTTGTGCTGCTCAAGGCATTCAGTTGCTTTTCGCATATATCTTTCAACAGGTCAAATGGTTTGGAAGGACGATGTGCGATGTTAAATTGGCGAATGATTATCTGCACGAGTATGCCGAATCTTTGTCCCTGTCCGTGAAATTTGGAGGCAAAAGGGAATTGGGAGATGTTCTTCCTAATGGTTTAGCCGCAAACTTTAGAATGGTTCAGTGTATTCACAATGCAAAATCAGAGATACAACGTTTGGTTGCATCTACTGAATGGAGAGAGTCAGGACATCTTGAGGAAGAAACAGCGAGCAAAGTCGTGTTTATTGTTGAAAGCCCCCAATTTTGGAGCCAATGCCAGGAGGTGTTGCAAGTTTTGGAACCACTATTTGGAGTTTATTGTTTGTCTCATAATACTAATTCAGCAACTCCATACTTGTATGAATTGatggagagagtgagagaatcTCTAGAGGGTCTTTCTGACAGTGATGATGGCAAATATGAGTGCATACGGAAGCTTTACTATGGCATGCGTGCTAAACTAATCCATCCAGTGCATGTGGCTGCAGCTTCTCTAAATTCGTCCTACTTTTTAAGTGACAATTTTCAGgagaatgaacaaataaaagacGGAATTGATTATGTGCTACAAAATATGGTTGCTGACGAAGATCAGGAAGCTTTCATGGAGTAG